Proteins from a single region of Callithrix jacchus isolate 240 chromosome 12, calJac240_pri, whole genome shotgun sequence:
- the PHKG2 gene encoding phosphorylase b kinase gamma catalytic chain, liver/testis isoform isoform X6: protein MTLDVGPEDELPDWAAAKEFYQKYDPKDVIGRMRKGELFDYLTEKVALSEKETRSIMRSLLEAVSFLHANNIVHRDLKPENILLDDNMQIRLSDFGFSCHLEPGEKLRELCGTPGYLAPEILKCSMDETHPGYSKEVDLWACGVILFTLLAGSPPFWHRRQILMLRMIMEGQYQFSSPEWDDRSSTVKDLIARLLQVDPEARLTAEQALQHPFFERCEGSQAWNLTPRQRFRVAVWTVLAAGRVALSIHRVRPLTKNALLRDPYALRSVRRLIDNCAFRLYGHWVKKGEQQNRAALFQHRPPGPFPVMGPEEEGDSTAITEDEAALVLG, encoded by the exons ATGACGCTGGACGTGGGGCCGGAGGATGAACTGCCCGACTGGGCCGCCGCCAAGGAGTTTTATCAGAAGTACGACCCTAAGGACGTCATCGGCAG GATGCGGAAGGGAGAGCTGTTTGACTATCTCACAGAGAAGGTGGCCCTCTCAGAAAAGGAAACCAG GTCCATCATGCGGTCTCTGCTGGAAGCAGTgagctttctccatgccaacaacATTGTGCATCGAGATCTGAAGCCCGAGAATATTCTCCTAGATGACAATATGCAGATCCGACTTTCAGATTTCGGGTTCTCCTGTCACTTGGAACCTGGCGAGAAGCTACGAG AGTTGTGTGGGACCCCAGGGTATCTAGCGCCAGAGATCCTTAAATGCTCCATGGATGAAACCCACCCAGGCTACAGCAAAGAGGTCGACCT CTGGGCCTGTGGGGTGATCTTGTTCACACTCCTGGCTGGCTCGCCACCCTTCTGGCATCGGCGGCAGATCCTGATGTTACGCATGATCATGGAGGGCCAGTACCAGTTCAGTTCCCCTGAGTGGGACGACCGTTCCAGCACTGTCAAAGACCTG ATCGCCAGGCTGCTGCAGGTGGATCCGGAGGCACGCCTGACAGCTGAGCAGGCCCTACAGCACCCCTTCTTTGAGCGTTGTGAAGGCAGCCAAGCCTGGAACCTCACCCCCCGCCAGCGGTTCCGG GTGGCAGTGTGGACAGTGCTGGCTGCTGGACGAGTGGCCCTAAGCATCCATCGCGTACGGCCGCTGACCAAGAATGCACTGTTGAGGGACCCTTACGCGCTGCGGTCAGTGCGGCGCCTCATTGACAACTGTGCCTTCCGGCTCTATGGGCACTGGGTGAAGAAAGGCGAGCAGCAGAACCGGGCGGCTCTCTTTCAGCACCGGCCCCCTGGGCCTTTCCCCGTCATGGGCCCCGAAGAGGAGGGAGACTCTACTGCTATAACTGAGGATGAGGCTGCACTGGTGCTGGGCTAG
- the PHKG2 gene encoding phosphorylase b kinase gamma catalytic chain, liver/testis isoform isoform X2: MTLDVGPEDELPDWAAAKEFYQKYDPKDVIGRGVSSVVRRCVHRATGHEFAVKIMEVTAERLSPEQLEEVREATRRETHILRQPLLWGAAASYAPPSLRMRKGELFDYLTEKVALSEKETRSIMRSLLEAVSFLHANNIVHRDLKPENILLDDNMQIRLSDFGFSCHLEPGEKLRELCGTPGYLAPEILKCSMDETHPGYSKEVDLWACGVILFTLLAGSPPFWHRRQILMLRMIMEGQYQFSSPEWDDRSSTVKDLIARLLQVDPEARLTAEQALQHPFFERCEGSQAWNLTPRQRFRVAVWTVLAAGRVALSIHRVRPLTKNALLRDPYALRSVRRLIDNCAFRLYGHWVKKGEQQNRAALFQHRPPGPFPVMGPEEEGDSTAITEDEAALVLG, translated from the exons ATGACGCTGGACGTGGGGCCGGAGGATGAACTGCCCGACTGGGCCGCCGCCAAGGAGTTTTATCAGAAGTACGACCCTAAGGACGTCATCGGCAG AGGAGTAAGCTCTGTGGTCCGCCGTTGTGTTCATCGAGCTACTGGCCATGAGTTTGCTGTGAAGATTATGGAAGTAACAGCTGAACGGCTGAGTCCTGAGCAGCTGGAGGAGGTGCGGGAAGCCACACGGCGAGAGACACACATCCTTCGCCAG CCCCTACTGTGGGGTGCAGCTGCTTCCTATGCCCCTCCTTCCCTTAGGATGCGGAAGGGAGAGCTGTTTGACTATCTCACAGAGAAGGTGGCCCTCTCAGAAAAGGAAACCAG GTCCATCATGCGGTCTCTGCTGGAAGCAGTgagctttctccatgccaacaacATTGTGCATCGAGATCTGAAGCCCGAGAATATTCTCCTAGATGACAATATGCAGATCCGACTTTCAGATTTCGGGTTCTCCTGTCACTTGGAACCTGGCGAGAAGCTACGAG AGTTGTGTGGGACCCCAGGGTATCTAGCGCCAGAGATCCTTAAATGCTCCATGGATGAAACCCACCCAGGCTACAGCAAAGAGGTCGACCT CTGGGCCTGTGGGGTGATCTTGTTCACACTCCTGGCTGGCTCGCCACCCTTCTGGCATCGGCGGCAGATCCTGATGTTACGCATGATCATGGAGGGCCAGTACCAGTTCAGTTCCCCTGAGTGGGACGACCGTTCCAGCACTGTCAAAGACCTG ATCGCCAGGCTGCTGCAGGTGGATCCGGAGGCACGCCTGACAGCTGAGCAGGCCCTACAGCACCCCTTCTTTGAGCGTTGTGAAGGCAGCCAAGCCTGGAACCTCACCCCCCGCCAGCGGTTCCGG GTGGCAGTGTGGACAGTGCTGGCTGCTGGACGAGTGGCCCTAAGCATCCATCGCGTACGGCCGCTGACCAAGAATGCACTGTTGAGGGACCCTTACGCGCTGCGGTCAGTGCGGCGCCTCATTGACAACTGTGCCTTCCGGCTCTATGGGCACTGGGTGAAGAAAGGCGAGCAGCAGAACCGGGCGGCTCTCTTTCAGCACCGGCCCCCTGGGCCTTTCCCCGTCATGGGCCCCGAAGAGGAGGGAGACTCTACTGCTATAACTGAGGATGAGGCTGCACTGGTGCTGGGCTAG
- the PHKG2 gene encoding phosphorylase b kinase gamma catalytic chain, liver/testis isoform isoform X5, which produces MTLDVGPEDELPDWAAAKEFYQKYDPKDVIGRGVSSVVRRCVHRATGHEFAVKIMEVTAERLSPEQLEEVREATRRETHILRQVAGHPHIRCGRESCLTISQRRWPSQKRKPELCGTPGYLAPEILKCSMDETHPGYSKEVDLWACGVILFTLLAGSPPFWHRRQILMLRMIMEGQYQFSSPEWDDRSSTVKDLIARLLQVDPEARLTAEQALQHPFFERCEGSQAWNLTPRQRFRVAVWTVLAAGRVALSIHRVRPLTKNALLRDPYALRSVRRLIDNCAFRLYGHWVKKGEQQNRAALFQHRPPGPFPVMGPEEEGDSTAITEDEAALVLG; this is translated from the exons ATGACGCTGGACGTGGGGCCGGAGGATGAACTGCCCGACTGGGCCGCCGCCAAGGAGTTTTATCAGAAGTACGACCCTAAGGACGTCATCGGCAG AGGAGTAAGCTCTGTGGTCCGCCGTTGTGTTCATCGAGCTACTGGCCATGAGTTTGCTGTGAAGATTATGGAAGTAACAGCTGAACGGCTGAGTCCTGAGCAGCTGGAGGAGGTGCGGGAAGCCACACGGCGAGAGACACACATCCTTCGCCAGGTCGCCGGCCACCCCCACATCA GATGCGGAAGGGAGAGCTGTTTGACTATCTCACAGAGAAGGTGGCCCTCTCAGAAAAGGAAACCAG AGTTGTGTGGGACCCCAGGGTATCTAGCGCCAGAGATCCTTAAATGCTCCATGGATGAAACCCACCCAGGCTACAGCAAAGAGGTCGACCT CTGGGCCTGTGGGGTGATCTTGTTCACACTCCTGGCTGGCTCGCCACCCTTCTGGCATCGGCGGCAGATCCTGATGTTACGCATGATCATGGAGGGCCAGTACCAGTTCAGTTCCCCTGAGTGGGACGACCGTTCCAGCACTGTCAAAGACCTG ATCGCCAGGCTGCTGCAGGTGGATCCGGAGGCACGCCTGACAGCTGAGCAGGCCCTACAGCACCCCTTCTTTGAGCGTTGTGAAGGCAGCCAAGCCTGGAACCTCACCCCCCGCCAGCGGTTCCGG GTGGCAGTGTGGACAGTGCTGGCTGCTGGACGAGTGGCCCTAAGCATCCATCGCGTACGGCCGCTGACCAAGAATGCACTGTTGAGGGACCCTTACGCGCTGCGGTCAGTGCGGCGCCTCATTGACAACTGTGCCTTCCGGCTCTATGGGCACTGGGTGAAGAAAGGCGAGCAGCAGAACCGGGCGGCTCTCTTTCAGCACCGGCCCCCTGGGCCTTTCCCCGTCATGGGCCCCGAAGAGGAGGGAGACTCTACTGCTATAACTGAGGATGAGGCTGCACTGGTGCTGGGCTAG
- the CFAP119 gene encoding cilia- and flagella-associated protein 119 isoform X3 has protein sequence MDEPGEHHSQQTDTRTENEIPHVLTHRRVLNNENTWTQGGEHYTLGKYLDIHSMHQLEKTTNAEEMREVLAELLELGRPEQSLRDAITLDLFCHMLIFCRQQGFSLEQTSAACAMLQDLHKACIATPLGNVEECYRYFTSVLFCHGVRRPPFSIDLFKEEQLLALEDYVVNTYFRHFKLYKFVFTSQVRLDLSLTYMGLQPPILWPESETEKEKSKEVEEQALTPQEEELETVAPPEPEPEPKPSHIQVLQAYIKTQVNKELDQLQRLVEEQLKASEERLNSKLTALERPFQLPPGKGKSKTK, from the exons atggatgaacctggagaacatcattctcagcaaactgacacaagaacagaaaatgaaataccgcatgttctcactcataggcgggtgttgaacaatgagaacacatggacacagggaggggagcactacacactggg GAAGTACCTGGACATCCACTCCATGCACCAGCTGGAGAAGACCACCAATGCTGAGGAGATGAGGGA GGTGCTGGCTGAGCTGTTGGAGCTAGGGCGTCCTGAGCAGAGCCTACGGGATGCCATCACCCTGGACCTCTTCTGCCACATGCTCATCTTCTGCCGCCAGCAGGGCTTCTCACTGGAGCAGACATCAGCAGCTTGTGCCATGCTCCAGGATCTTCACAAGGCTTGTATTG CAACCCCCTTGGGCAACGTGGAGGAGTGCTACCGCTACTTCACCAGTGTCCTTTTTTGCCATGGAGTCAGG CGGCCTCCTTTCAGCATCGATCTCTTCAAGGAGGAACAACTGCTGGCCCTGGAAGACTACGTGGTCAACACTTACTTCCGCCACTTCAAGCTCTATAAATTCGTCTTCACATCCCAG GTGCGGCTGGATCTATCTTTGACTTATATGGGGCTACAGCCACCTATACTGTGGCCAGAGAGTGAGACAG agaaagaaaaaagcaaggagGTGGAGGAGCAGGCACTTACCCCCCAGGAAGAGGAACTGGAGACAGTGGCCCctccagagccagagccagagccaaaGCCAA GCCACATCCAAGTCCTCCAAGCCTACATCAAGACCCAAGTGAACAAGGAGCTGGATCAGCTCCAGCGGCTGGTGGAGGAGCAGCTCAAGGCCAGCGAGGAAAGGCTCAACAGCAAGTTGACTGCACTAGAGCGGCCCTTCCAGCTACCTCCCGGTAAAGGCAAGAGCAAGACTAAGTGA
- the PHKG2 gene encoding phosphorylase b kinase gamma catalytic chain, liver/testis isoform isoform X4: MEVTAERLSPEQLEEVREATRRETHILRQVAGHPHIITLIDSYESSSFMFLVFDLMRKGELFDYLTEKVALSEKETRSIMRSLLEAVSFLHANNIVHRDLKPENILLDDNMQIRLSDFGFSCHLEPGEKLRELCGTPGYLAPEILKCSMDETHPGYSKEVDLWACGVILFTLLAGSPPFWHRRQILMLRMIMEGQYQFSSPEWDDRSSTVKDLIARLLQVDPEARLTAEQALQHPFFERCEGSQAWNLTPRQRFRVAVWTVLAAGRVALSIHRVRPLTKNALLRDPYALRSVRRLIDNCAFRLYGHWVKKGEQQNRAALFQHRPPGPFPVMGPEEEGDSTAITEDEAALVLG; encoded by the exons ATGGAAGTAACAGCTGAACGGCTGAGTCCTGAGCAGCTGGAGGAGGTGCGGGAAGCCACACGGCGAGAGACACACATCCTTCGCCAGGTCGCCGGCCACCCCCACATCA tcACCCTCATCGATTCCTACGAGTCTTCTAGCTTCATGTTCCTGGTGTTTGACCT GATGCGGAAGGGAGAGCTGTTTGACTATCTCACAGAGAAGGTGGCCCTCTCAGAAAAGGAAACCAG GTCCATCATGCGGTCTCTGCTGGAAGCAGTgagctttctccatgccaacaacATTGTGCATCGAGATCTGAAGCCCGAGAATATTCTCCTAGATGACAATATGCAGATCCGACTTTCAGATTTCGGGTTCTCCTGTCACTTGGAACCTGGCGAGAAGCTACGAG AGTTGTGTGGGACCCCAGGGTATCTAGCGCCAGAGATCCTTAAATGCTCCATGGATGAAACCCACCCAGGCTACAGCAAAGAGGTCGACCT CTGGGCCTGTGGGGTGATCTTGTTCACACTCCTGGCTGGCTCGCCACCCTTCTGGCATCGGCGGCAGATCCTGATGTTACGCATGATCATGGAGGGCCAGTACCAGTTCAGTTCCCCTGAGTGGGACGACCGTTCCAGCACTGTCAAAGACCTG ATCGCCAGGCTGCTGCAGGTGGATCCGGAGGCACGCCTGACAGCTGAGCAGGCCCTACAGCACCCCTTCTTTGAGCGTTGTGAAGGCAGCCAAGCCTGGAACCTCACCCCCCGCCAGCGGTTCCGG GTGGCAGTGTGGACAGTGCTGGCTGCTGGACGAGTGGCCCTAAGCATCCATCGCGTACGGCCGCTGACCAAGAATGCACTGTTGAGGGACCCTTACGCGCTGCGGTCAGTGCGGCGCCTCATTGACAACTGTGCCTTCCGGCTCTATGGGCACTGGGTGAAGAAAGGCGAGCAGCAGAACCGGGCGGCTCTCTTTCAGCACCGGCCCCCTGGGCCTTTCCCCGTCATGGGCCCCGAAGAGGAGGGAGACTCTACTGCTATAACTGAGGATGAGGCTGCACTGGTGCTGGGCTAG
- the PHKG2 gene encoding phosphorylase b kinase gamma catalytic chain, liver/testis isoform isoform X1: MTLDVGPEDELPDWAAAKEFYQKYDPKDVIGRGVSSVVRRCVHRATGHEFAVKIMEVTAERLSPEQLEEVREATRRETHILRQVAGHPHIITLIDSYESSSFMFLVFDLMRKGELFDYLTEKVALSEKETRSIMRSLLEAVSFLHANNIVHRDLKPENILLDDNMQIRLSDFGFSCHLEPGEKLRELCGTPGYLAPEILKCSMDETHPGYSKEVDLWACGVILFTLLAGSPPFWHRRQILMLRMIMEGQYQFSSPEWDDRSSTVKDLIARLLQVDPEARLTAEQALQHPFFERCEGSQAWNLTPRQRFRVAVWTVLAAGRVALSIHRVRPLTKNALLRDPYALRSVRRLIDNCAFRLYGHWVKKGEQQNRAALFQHRPPGPFPVMGPEEEGDSTAITEDEAALVLG, translated from the exons ATGACGCTGGACGTGGGGCCGGAGGATGAACTGCCCGACTGGGCCGCCGCCAAGGAGTTTTATCAGAAGTACGACCCTAAGGACGTCATCGGCAG AGGAGTAAGCTCTGTGGTCCGCCGTTGTGTTCATCGAGCTACTGGCCATGAGTTTGCTGTGAAGATTATGGAAGTAACAGCTGAACGGCTGAGTCCTGAGCAGCTGGAGGAGGTGCGGGAAGCCACACGGCGAGAGACACACATCCTTCGCCAGGTCGCCGGCCACCCCCACATCA tcACCCTCATCGATTCCTACGAGTCTTCTAGCTTCATGTTCCTGGTGTTTGACCT GATGCGGAAGGGAGAGCTGTTTGACTATCTCACAGAGAAGGTGGCCCTCTCAGAAAAGGAAACCAG GTCCATCATGCGGTCTCTGCTGGAAGCAGTgagctttctccatgccaacaacATTGTGCATCGAGATCTGAAGCCCGAGAATATTCTCCTAGATGACAATATGCAGATCCGACTTTCAGATTTCGGGTTCTCCTGTCACTTGGAACCTGGCGAGAAGCTACGAG AGTTGTGTGGGACCCCAGGGTATCTAGCGCCAGAGATCCTTAAATGCTCCATGGATGAAACCCACCCAGGCTACAGCAAAGAGGTCGACCT CTGGGCCTGTGGGGTGATCTTGTTCACACTCCTGGCTGGCTCGCCACCCTTCTGGCATCGGCGGCAGATCCTGATGTTACGCATGATCATGGAGGGCCAGTACCAGTTCAGTTCCCCTGAGTGGGACGACCGTTCCAGCACTGTCAAAGACCTG ATCGCCAGGCTGCTGCAGGTGGATCCGGAGGCACGCCTGACAGCTGAGCAGGCCCTACAGCACCCCTTCTTTGAGCGTTGTGAAGGCAGCCAAGCCTGGAACCTCACCCCCCGCCAGCGGTTCCGG GTGGCAGTGTGGACAGTGCTGGCTGCTGGACGAGTGGCCCTAAGCATCCATCGCGTACGGCCGCTGACCAAGAATGCACTGTTGAGGGACCCTTACGCGCTGCGGTCAGTGCGGCGCCTCATTGACAACTGTGCCTTCCGGCTCTATGGGCACTGGGTGAAGAAAGGCGAGCAGCAGAACCGGGCGGCTCTCTTTCAGCACCGGCCCCCTGGGCCTTTCCCCGTCATGGGCCCCGAAGAGGAGGGAGACTCTACTGCTATAACTGAGGATGAGGCTGCACTGGTGCTGGGCTAG
- the PHKG2 gene encoding phosphorylase b kinase gamma catalytic chain, liver/testis isoform isoform X3 — translation MTLDVGPEDELPDWAAAKEFYQKYDPKDVIGRGVSSVVRRCVHRATGHEFAVKIMEVTAERLSPEQLEEVREATRRETHILRQVAGHPHIITLIDSYESSSFMFLVFDLPYCGVQLLPMPLLPLGCGRESCLTISQRRWPSQKRKPELCGTPGYLAPEILKCSMDETHPGYSKEVDLWACGVILFTLLAGSPPFWHRRQILMLRMIMEGQYQFSSPEWDDRSSTVKDLIARLLQVDPEARLTAEQALQHPFFERCEGSQAWNLTPRQRFRVAVWTVLAAGRVALSIHRVRPLTKNALLRDPYALRSVRRLIDNCAFRLYGHWVKKGEQQNRAALFQHRPPGPFPVMGPEEEGDSTAITEDEAALVLG, via the exons ATGACGCTGGACGTGGGGCCGGAGGATGAACTGCCCGACTGGGCCGCCGCCAAGGAGTTTTATCAGAAGTACGACCCTAAGGACGTCATCGGCAG AGGAGTAAGCTCTGTGGTCCGCCGTTGTGTTCATCGAGCTACTGGCCATGAGTTTGCTGTGAAGATTATGGAAGTAACAGCTGAACGGCTGAGTCCTGAGCAGCTGGAGGAGGTGCGGGAAGCCACACGGCGAGAGACACACATCCTTCGCCAGGTCGCCGGCCACCCCCACATCA tcACCCTCATCGATTCCTACGAGTCTTCTAGCTTCATGTTCCTGGTGTTTGACCT CCCCTACTGTGGGGTGCAGCTGCTTCCTATGCCCCTCCTTCCCTTAGGATGCGGAAGGGAGAGCTGTTTGACTATCTCACAGAGAAGGTGGCCCTCTCAGAAAAGGAAACCAG AGTTGTGTGGGACCCCAGGGTATCTAGCGCCAGAGATCCTTAAATGCTCCATGGATGAAACCCACCCAGGCTACAGCAAAGAGGTCGACCT CTGGGCCTGTGGGGTGATCTTGTTCACACTCCTGGCTGGCTCGCCACCCTTCTGGCATCGGCGGCAGATCCTGATGTTACGCATGATCATGGAGGGCCAGTACCAGTTCAGTTCCCCTGAGTGGGACGACCGTTCCAGCACTGTCAAAGACCTG ATCGCCAGGCTGCTGCAGGTGGATCCGGAGGCACGCCTGACAGCTGAGCAGGCCCTACAGCACCCCTTCTTTGAGCGTTGTGAAGGCAGCCAAGCCTGGAACCTCACCCCCCGCCAGCGGTTCCGG GTGGCAGTGTGGACAGTGCTGGCTGCTGGACGAGTGGCCCTAAGCATCCATCGCGTACGGCCGCTGACCAAGAATGCACTGTTGAGGGACCCTTACGCGCTGCGGTCAGTGCGGCGCCTCATTGACAACTGTGCCTTCCGGCTCTATGGGCACTGGGTGAAGAAAGGCGAGCAGCAGAACCGGGCGGCTCTCTTTCAGCACCGGCCCCCTGGGCCTTTCCCCGTCATGGGCCCCGAAGAGGAGGGAGACTCTACTGCTATAACTGAGGATGAGGCTGCACTGGTGCTGGGCTAG